Genomic window (Bradyrhizobium sp. 186):
CGACCATCACCGGCAATGTAGTGGCGTTCAGCAGCGCCGACACGTTGCGGCTCGGCGGTACCACGGATGCGACGTTTGACGTGTCCACGATGGGCGCGGCAGCCCAGTATCGCGGCTTCGGCATTTTCGCGAAAGCCGGCTCCAGCACCTGGACGCTGACCGGCACGAACACCTTTAGCGGCACGACGCTCGTCAGTGCTGGGACGCTGCTGGCCGGCAATGCCGGCGCGTTCAGCGCCATCAGCGCGATGACGATCAGTGGCGGTACCGTCGACCTCGGCGGCACTGCGCAGACCATCAACAACGTGGCGCTGGCGGGCGGCGCGCTGAAGAACGGTTCTCTGACCGGCACAGTCACGTCGATCGGCGGCGGGATCGGCGGTCTTGGCGGCAGCATGAGCCTGGTTGTGAATGCCGGCACCACCACCACAGTGAGCGGCCCCAATACCTATACGGGCGCAACCACCATCAACAGTGGTGCCATCCTGTTCACCCCCGGCGACAATTGGTTTAGCGCGGCCAGCGCGGTGACGATCAACAGCGGCGGCACCTTCCTTCTCTCCGGCTCCGTGCAAACCGTCAACGCGGTGGCACTGGCAGGCGGGACGCTGGCGGAGGGCATACTGAGCGGCGCGGTGACCTCGACCGGCGGCACGCTGATCAATATGTTCGGCAGCATGAGCCTAACCGCGAACAGCGGCACCACCAACGTGGGCGGCTTCAGCAGCGGGTATACCGGCGCCACCACGGTCAACAACGGCGCAATCCTGCTCGGCGGCGTCGTCAACGGGTTCAGTGCCGTCAGCGCGACGACGATCAACACCGGCGGCACGGTCGATCTCGGCGGCTTTGCGCAGACCATCAATTCGGTGACGCTGGCAGGCGGCACACTGGCCTTCGGCACCTTGACCGGCGCGGTGATCTCGATCGATGGCGATCTGGTCGACGTCGGCGGCGGCATGAGCCTGACGACGAACAGCGGCACCACCACCGTTAGCGGCACCAACACCTATACCGGCGCCACCACGGTCAACAACGGCTCGACCCTGACGGGCTCCGGTGTCAATGCCTTCAGCGCCGCCAGTACGACGACGATCGGCATCGGCGGCGTCGTCAACCTCAACGGCTTTTTGCAGACGATCAATACGGTGGTGCTGGCGGGCGGCAGGCTGAGCAACGGATTCTTGGCCGGCGCGGTGACCTCGACCGGCGGCACCATCGCCAGCGTTGGCGGCAGCATGAATCTGACCGCGAATGGTGGCACCACCATGTTCCTCTTCGGCAACACCTATACCGGCGCCACCACGGTCAACAACGGAGCCACCCTGTTCAGCGTCGTCGACAATTCGTTCAGCGCGGCCAGCGCGACGACGATCAACATCGGCGGCACTGTCAATCTCGGCGGCACCGCGCAGACCATCAACGCCGTGGCGCTGGCAGGCGGGACGCTTGAGAGTGGCTTGTTGAACGGCGCGGTGACCTCGACCGGGGGCACGCTGGACAGCCTCCGCGGCGGCATGAGCCTGACCGCGAATGGCGGCGCCACCACGGTGACCGGTACCAATACCTATACCGGTCTTACCACCGTGAACGGCGGCTTGTTGTCGGTTAACGGTTCAATTGTCAGCGACGTGATCGTGAATGCCGGCGGAACGCTGGGCGGAAACGGCACTGTCGGCAACACCACCATCAATGGCGGTGCGCTGGCGCCCGGCAATTCGATCGGCTTGCTCACCGTGCAAGGCAGCCTGGTCTTCACCGCGACTGCGAGCTACATGGTGCAAGTTTCACCTGTCAGCGCGGACCGCACCAACGTCACGGGCGCGGCGACGCTTGGCGACGCGACGGTGAACGCGAGCTTTGCGCCGGGCACCTATATTGCGAAACGATACACCATCCTCAATGCGGGCAGCGGGGTGCACGGCACATTTTCGTCGCTGGTCAACACCGATCTGCCGTCGGGCTTCACCGCAAGTCTCAGCTATGAGACCTACGATGCGTATCTCGATCTCGCGCTCAGCTTCATTCCACCGCCGGGCGCAGGTCTTAGCGCCAACCAGCAGAACGTCGGCAACGCCATCGTCAACTTCTTCAATAGCACCGGCGGCATCCCGATCGTGTTCGGCGCGCTGACGCCGCCAGGACTGACGCAGCTTTCGGGCGAGGCCGGCACCGGCTCGCAGCAGGCCACCTTCAATGCGATGAATCAGTTCATCGGCGTGATGACCGATCCGTTCGTCGCTGGGCGCAGCGACAGTGTCTCGGCTGGCGGCACGGCTGCCGGTTACGCCGATGAAAAAGCGTTGGCCTATGCGCAAAAGCGCCGGTCGGGCGACGCATTCGCGGCGATCAACACCAAGGCGCCACGGCGCGCGCTCACGTTCGAACAACGCTGGAGCGTGTGGGCGGCAGGCTTTGGCGGGTCGCAGACCACCGACGGCAATGTGGGCCTCGGCTCGAACAACACCACAAGCGGCATCTACGGCACGGCGGTCGGCGCCGATTATCGCTTCTCGCCGGATACGCTCGTCGGTTTTGCGCTCGCTGGTGGCGGCACCAATTTCTCTGTTGCAAATAACCTCGGCGGCGGTCGCTCGGACCTGTTCCAGGCCGGCGCGTTCATTCGTCACGAGATGGGGGCAGCCTATCTGACCGGTGCACTGGCGTATGGGTGGCAGGACATCACCACCGATCGCACGGTCACGGTCGCCGGCATCGACCGCCTGCGCGCCGAGTTCAAGGCAAACGCCTGGTCGGGCCGGCTTGAGGGTGGCTATCGCTTCGTCAGCCAGGGATTTGGCCTCACGCCTTATGCCGCCGGCCAGTTCACAACCTTCGATCTGCCTGCTTACGCCGAAGCCGCCATCGCGGGCAGCAACATCTTTGCCCTGGCCTACAATTCAAAGAGCGTCACCGATACCCGCAGCGAACTCGGCCTGCGCACCGACAAATCCTTTGCCCTGCAGGACGGCGTGCTGACCCTGCGCGGCCGCGCCGCCTGGGCGCATGATTTCAATCCGGACCGCAGCCTCGGCGCTACCTTCCAGACGCTGCCCGGCGCAAGCTTCGTCGTCAACGGCGCCGCACAGGCGTCCGACTCCGCGCTTGTCACCGGCGCGGCCGAGATGAAATGGGTCAACGGCTGGTCCACCGCGGCGACCTTCGAGGGCGAGTTCTCCAACGTGACGCGCTCCTACGCCGGCAAAGGCGTGGCGCGGTATCAGTGGTGAGCAGCATGCAGGCCAGTGAGTTTCTCCTGTGGCTAAGCTCCCACGCCCGGCGACCATCGTCACCTCTCAAAGTGTGGACAATCGTTGTCCTAGTTGGCTTCGGCATTTTGCACGTCGTCGGAGGATACATGCTGCATCACACGCCGAGTATCCGATCCATCGAGACGGCAACAACGGCGATCGGCGGCGACTAGATGGATTGGCTGTTGTCGCTTGCGTGAGTTCGGACGACCCAATGCTGTCGGGCTTTTGACGGCGATCATCATTCTCCAGGAAGCGATGCCATGTCAGATATAGCGGCTTATTTTGTGCTCAGTGGGGCGGTTTTTGCCGGCGCGTTCGTTTCTGGTCTTTCAGGGTTTGCGTTCTCGGCGGTCGCCGGCGCTATCCTGCTACACGTTTTTCCGCCCATAGAAGCTGTGCCGCTGATGATGGCTTGCAGCATCGCCGTGCAAGCGGCTAATCTGTTCGCGCTACGCAAGAGCATGCAATGGAAGACGAGTGTCGGTTTCATCGCCGGTGGCCTATTAGGGATTCCGATCGCGATCTATCTCCTGCAGAATGTGGATACCGGGACCTTCAGGCTGGGTTTTGGAGCTCTCTTATCTCTTTACGCGACATATGCCTTCATCCGGCCAACGCCTGCCTACTCGCGTCAGATGGAGAGCCGGAGCAGGAACGCGCTGGTAGGGTTTGGTGGGGGACTGGTCGGCGGGTTGACAGCGATGCCCGGTACACTTCCTGCGATCTGGTGCGATATCCATGGTCTCCCGAAAAATCAGCAGCGCGGCGTAGTCCAACCCTACATAGCGGTCATGCAGCTTTTCGCCCTCGTTCTCATGCTTTCGCACCACAGCCTTTCGTTAAAAGTTTTGATCGACTTTGGAATCTCTTTGCCCGCCTTAGCTGCTGGAACGGCCGTAGGTATCGTCCTGTTCGGACGGATCAACGAATCAGCCTTCAAACGAGTTATCTTTGGCTCGTTGCTGTTTTCGGGACTTTGCCTTTTGATCTAGAAGGGAGCCTTCGTGGAACGGTGTGAGTGGTTTCTGCATGAGCGCCGGCCAGGCCCGGGGCTCATGCTCTTGATCCAATCGTGTTGTGGAAAGCGAGCCGTCAAGATCTTACCCGTGCTGGCAGGCAATATCTGCTTGAAAAAGCGAAAGCGTTCCGGCCAAATCGAGCCCGATCGAGGATGGCTCGGTGTTCGCGGGGGCAGCATGAAACGGGGCACGGAGCGAATCTTTCGTGAAGCGGCCATCGAGCGGCTTTCGAATCCCGAGCAGCTCGACCATGTCGTCGGCGTTACGCGCCCGTTTGACTGGATGGCCGCTGCGACGCTGGCGCTGGGCCTTGCCGTGCTATTGGCCTGGAGCGTGCTGGGCCGCATTCCGACCCGCGTATCCGGCGACGGCATTTTGTTGAGCAGTGGTGGTCGCCTGGTCGACGCCGTGTCCGCGGTCAGCGGAAAGCTGGCCTCGCTCGACGTTGGTATCGGCGACGGGGTCCGCCGCGATCAGGTGATTGCCCGGGTCGTGCAGACCGAGACCGAGCAGCGGCTTCAGCAGGCGAGGGACGTCCTGCGCGAGCGCGAGCGCGAGCATGTCGAGCTCACCGGGGCGATCTCGCGGGAGATCGATGCCAAACTCGCAAACTATGCGGCGCAGGAAGCCGGCCTTGCTAATGTGATAGCGGCCGCCGAGCGGCGCACCGCCTATCTCACGGACGAGGTGGCTAAGCTCGAGCCTGCCGCGGCAAGCGGAACTGTCACGCGCAGATATCTCGAGGACCGTCGGGTCGAGCTCAACAATGCGCGGGAGCGCATCACCGATGCGAAGGGTGACATTCTCAAGCTCAATGCGCAACGGCTGGATCTGCAGAGCCAGCGTGACCGCGATCGGCTGCAGTCGGAATTCAAGATCAACGATGCGAAGCGGACGGTCGAGCAGCTTGCAGCCGATCTGGAGCGAGGATCGCGGATCGTCAGCCCCGCTGACGGCCGTGTCGTCGAGATCAAGGTGTCCAGCGGCGCCGTGCTTGCGATGGGAACGCCGGTTGTCGAAATCGAAATCGCGGGGCAGCTTCTGGAGGCGACCGTCTATATGCCGCCGGACCGCGGCAAGAACATCAGGCCGGGCATGGAGGTTCGTGTCGAGCCAACCAGCGTCAAGCGGGAAGAGTATGGCTCGATTGTCGGTAATGTGGTGACGGTGTCGGACTTCCCCGTGACGCCCCAGGGCATGCTGGCGGACCTTCACAACGATGCATTGGTCAAACGCTTCTCGCAGGACGGCGCGCCCTATGCGGCTAAGGTGACCCTAGAGCGCGATCCGTCAACCGTCAGCGGGTATCGCTGGACCTCGGGCAAGGGGCCTCCGCTAAGGCTATCGAGCGGCACTTTGACCCGGGCCGAGGTGACGACGCGCGAGCAGCCGCCGATCGATCTGGTGATCCCACTGATGAAGCGGCTGAGCGGAATCGGCGGCTAGGATCGGCAGCGCATGACCGCGTCATCGCAGCAAACCGACGGGCATCCGGCCTTCCTCGATCGCCTTGGCAACTGGATCGGGCGCGTCCCGCTGCCGGGGCGACGGCACTGGGTCACGCCCACGGTGTTCCAGATGGAAGCGCTGGAATGCGGCGCCGCCTCGCTCGCGATGATTTTGGCCTATCACGGCCTCTGGGTGCCGCTGGAAAAGCTGCGCGAAGCCTGCGGCGTTTCCCGGGACGGCAGCAAGGCCAGCAACGTGCTCAAGGCCGCGCGACAATTCGGGCTGACAGCAAAGGGCTTCAGAAAGGAGCCGGCGACGCTGCATGAGCTCCCCATGCCCTCGATCATCCACTGGAACTTCAACCACTTCGTAGTGCTGGTAAGACTGGATTCGGATTACGCTTTTATCAACGATCCCTCGGTCGGGCGTCGCAAGGTCGGCCACGAGGAGTTTGACGCTGCCTTCACTGGCGTTGTTTTGGCGATGGAGCCGGGAGGCGAATTCAAACCAGGCGGACGCGAGCCCGATTTTTTTCCGCTGCTGCAGCGGCGATTGTCGAATTCATTGGGGGCGGTGCTGCTGCTCGTCGCACTCAGCATAGCGCTCGTCGTGCCCACCATCCTGGTTCCGACCTTCACAAGGATCTTTGTCGATGACGTCCTGATCAAACGTGTCGAGGGCTGGTTCACGCCCTTGCTGATCGGCATGGCGATCACGGCCGTGGCGCGGGGGCTGATGACGGCGTTTCAACAGTCGCTGCTCCTGCGTGTCCAGACCAAGCTCACGGTGACGATGGTCAGCCAATTGATATGGCACGTCCTCACCCTTCCGATGGAGTTCTTCACTCAGCGGCACTCGGGCGACCTCGCCAACCGCGTTGCCGCCAGCGAACAAATCGCCCAGCTGCTTTCCAACGGGGTCGCCGCCAATGCGCTGAACCTGATCTCGGTGATCTTTATCGCCGTCACGATGGCGTTCTACGACAGCCTTCTGGCCGCGATCAGCATCGCCATGGCTCTCCTCAATGTACTCGTCCTCAAGCTGGTCGCGCGCCAGCGCGAGGACCTCAACCGCAAGCTGGTCATCGAACGCGCCAAGCTGAACGGAAGCACCATCGAAATCGTCCGCACGATCGAAACGATCAAGGCCGGCGGTCTGGAAGACGACGCTTTCGCGCGCTGGGCGGGCTTCCAGGCCAAGGTCCTGAACGCCGAGCGTGATCTTGGCGTCTACTCAACCTTCCTCGACGCCTGTCCCGTCTTCCTGACCGGATTGACCACCGCGGTGGTGCTGGGCGTGGGTGGCTTGCGGATCGTCAATGGTGCGTTGACCATCGGCGGCCTTGTCGCCTTGCAGGCGCTGCTCGCCGGCCTGGTCGAGCCGATCAATGCGCTTGTGCAGCAGACCACTGCCTTCGTTGCCATCAAGGGCAACCTGTTCCGGATCGAAGACGTCTTCAACTATCCCGCCCGTCCCCTCGTGCCAATCGAGGGCGCGCCCGCGGGCCTGCCCGCGAAGCTGTCGGGCCGGGTCGAGCTGAAAGACATTTCGTTCGGCTATTCCGTACTCGAGCCGCCGCTGATCAAGGATTTCTCGCTGGTGGTCGAACCCGGTCGCCGGGTGGCCCTGATCGGGGCTTCGGGCAGCGGCAAATCCACGGTTGGACGGCTGATCGGCGGACTCTACCGGCCCTGGTCCGGCGACATCCGAATTGACGGCTGGTCGATGGCCGAGATTCCCCAGGAGATCTTCGCCAACTCGGTCGCCTATATCGATCAGGAAATCCTGCTGTTTGAAGGCACCGCCCGCGATAACCTCACGCTCTGGGACGATACGGTGCCGGAAGCCGGCATATCCCGGGCGCTTAAGGATGCGCAGATCCACGAAGAGGTCGCCGTCCGCGCTGGCAACTACGATTGCCACGTGGCCGAGGACGGCAGGAATTTCAGCGGCGGCCAGCGACAACGGCTCGAGATCGCACGGGCGCTGGCGGGCAATCCTTCTGTCGTCGTTCTCGACGAGGCCACCTCGGCATTGGACCCGATCGTCGAAAAGGCGATTGACGACAATCTCCGTCGCAGGGGATGCACCTGCATCATCGTTGCGCACCGGCTCAGCACGATCCGCGACTGCGACGAGATCCTCGTGATGAATAACGGGCGGGTCGTGCAGCGGGGGACGCATGACGCGCTGCTTGCCGAGGGCGGCGAATATGTCCAGTTGGTGTCGGGCGAATGAGCAGCGCCTACCAGCCTCCGTCGCTCGAAACCCCGCCCCGGCACGCGGGCTTGGCGTTCGTTCCGATCGCGCTCGAGAGCCATCGGCCCTTGCCGGTCAATGATATCGATCTCGTCCTGCATGTCGTGCGCGGCTATGTCGATCTGTTTGCCGTCACGCAGACCGCGAACGGCGAGGCGAGCCGGCGGCATCATTTGCTTCGGGTCGAGCAAGGCGGTGTCGTCTTCGGCCTGCCTGGTGTCAGCGATACGAGCGGGAATTCGATGGCCGTCATTGCAGTCGGTGGTCTCGAGACCGAGGTCTTGATCGACCACCGCGGCCATTTTGGCGATCGGGTCGCGATCGACGCGTGGACAGCGCAGGTGTTCGGGAGCATCGCGACGCCTCCTCACGGAGCGGTCGTGCAGCAGGCAGCGATCGGTTCGCGATACACACTGGCGTCCGGCGAGACTCTCCGGTTGGCCGGCCGGCGGGTCGGCTGGATCAGGATCGAATATGGGACCATCGGCGTGATGGAGATGCCGGAGCCCTACGGCTCCGGGGAGTGTCCGTTGCCGATGCTACCGGGTACATGGATCGTGGCCCGTGAGGACACGACGGTGGAGGTTCGGGGGAGTATGGATTTCGCGCTCGCCGAGATATGGGCCACGCTCGATCGATTCCACATACGCGTCATGGAGAGCCTACGTGGCAGGATCGATGAGGAAACCCTCGCGGAGGCCCACCGCCTTCGTCTGCGCTCGGATCTCAACCGGCTACGGACCAGCCGCATTGTCGGTCGTCTTGCCGGCATCATCGCTGCCGAGCCCGGTTCGTCGCGCCCCGGTGCCATTGGCGCCAACCTCTTGCTCGCCGCCTGTCGGGAAGTCGGGGCCTCCATGGGCATTTCGCTTGAATCTCCAGCCAGCGTGCTCTCCGGCAGCGACGATCTCGCGAACGCAATGACAATCGCACGGGTGTCGCGCGTGCGTGGCCGGCGCCTGCTGCTGCGAGCGGACTGGTGGACCAACAGTGTTGGTCCGTTCGTCGCGTTTCGTGGCGAAGACCGACGGGCGGTCGCGGTCCTGCCAGGTGCAGGCGGTCGCCACATCATCGTTGACCCCGGCGCCGGCACGTGCTGCGAATTGACGCGGGCAACCGCCTCCGAACTGGCCCCCGAGGCGGTGATGTTCTATCGCCCGCTGCCGTCGCGAGCCCTGATGGTTCGCGATCTCCTCGGGTTCGGCGCCGCGATGGTTCGGGCGGATTTCCTGCGGGTCATGCTGGCGGCCTTGTGCCTTGGCCTCCTTGCGCTCGCCACACCGCTAGTTACCAAGCTATTGATCGATTCCGTCCTGCCGCGGGCGGAAGTCGATCAACTGCTGATCTGCGCCATCGCGCTCGTGGTCGTCACGCTGGTCGCCGGTAGTTTTCAGATGATGCAGGGCATTGCCATGCTCCGGCTCGAGAGCCGGTTGGACGGGCTGTTACAGGCGGCCATTGTTGATCGTCTTCTGCGGATGCCGACCACGTTTTTCCGCGGCTTTTCCGTTGGCGACCTCGCGGATCGCGCGCTTGGGATCGAAGCGGTACGCACGGTGGTGACCAGCCGCGCCATCCGTGGATTTCTGGCCCTGGTGTCGTGCGCGTTCAGTTTTGCCGTGATGCTGTATCTCGATGCCAGGCTCGGCATGCTGGCCGCTGCGCTCGGAGTGCTGCGCGTCGCAATGGTGGCGGCGGTCAGTCTCGCCCGGCTGTCGAACGAACGGGAGAGCCTTCGTCTGCAGGGATGGCTGGATGGGTTGGTTCTACAATTCCTCACTGGCGTCGGAAAACTGCGGATTGCCAATGCGACCATGCACGCGCTGGCAATCTGGGTCGAGCGTTTCGCCGAGCAGAAGCGGAATTTCACAGCGTCGCAGCGTGCGGGAAATCTCCAGAAGAGCCTTGAAGCGGCGTTTCCTTCGTTGGCGACGCTGCTCGTGTTTGCCTTGGCTGAGAATGTGTCCAGCCTCAGACACGACCTTGGCACCTTCCTGGCATTTTATGCGGCGTTCGGGCTGTCGCTCGCCGCGGTCGGCGAATGGGCGCAGGCCGCCGGCGAACTGCTCGTCGCAATCCCGAGGATCGAGCGGCTCAGGCCGATCATTGCGACGGCGACCGAAATCAGCGATGACCGCAAGTCGGTTGGCGACATCAGCGGATCGATCGAGTTTGCCAGGGTGTCGTTCCGCTACGGCGAAAGCGGGCCGCGGATTCTCGATGACGTCAGCCTGAGCGTCGGCAATGGAGAGTACCTCGCCATCGTCGGCCCGTCCGGAGGCGGGAAGTCGACGCTTGTCCGTCTGCTGCTCGGTTTCGAGAAGCCCGAATCCGGCGTGATCTTTGTCGACGGCAAGTCGCTCGAGACCATCGACATTGGCCTGCTGCGCCGACAAGTCGGTGTCGTGCTGCAGAATTCCAGGCCCGCCTCCGGCAGCATCTATGAGAACATCTGCGGCGCTGCCCAATTGTCGCTTGATCGCGCCTGGGAGATCGCCCGGCTGGCGGGACTCGATCGCGACATCGAGGCCATGCCCATGGGCATGCAAACTCTGGTCGCCGAGGGCGTGAGCACGCTCTCGGGCGGTCAGCGCCAGCGATTGCTGATCGCGCGAGCGCTTGCGCATCGGCCGCGGCTGCTCTTGATGGATGAGGCCACCAGCGCGCTCGACAATCGGACCCAGGCTATCGTCAGCGATTCCATCTCACGGCTCAACCTGACCCGTATCGTTATCGCTCACCGGCTCAGCACAGTTCGGTCTGCGGACCGGATTGTCGTCCTGGCCGGCGGGAGGATCGTGCAGACCGGCACCTTTGCCGAGTTGATGGAGCAGCCGGGCCTCTTTGCCGATTTCGCGGAACGTCAATTGATCTAGGGGCACCCATCATGCGCAAGGTCCTCTTCATATTCGGAGTGCTGAACGACTCGGACATCGACTGGATGGCTCGTGCCGGCTCCCGCCGCGGAATCAGAACACAGGAAGTCCTGATCCATGAAGGCATACCCATCGACGCGATCATCCTCCTATTGCAGGGAAGAATGGGAGTGAGCGTGTCCCGCGCCGGCGAGATCGCCCAGATCGAGGCGGGCGACTTCATTGGCGAGATGTCGCTGGTCGATTCAGCGCCGCCCTCGGCCACGGTGACGGCGAAGGTCGATTCGGTTGCGCTGTTCCTGGACAAGCAGGTCCTGCTGCGAAAGATCGCGGGAGATCACGCCTTCGCCAGCCGCTTTTATCGCGCGCTCGCCATTCTTCTATCGGACCGCCTGCGTGCCACCGAGCGCAGGATGGCCTACGGCGAGCAGGAAAGCGGACTCGGTGACGAGACGACGCGTTTGAAGGACGAGCTTGATCCTGGCGTCCTCGATCAAGTGTCGGTCGCCGGCGAGAGATTTGACCGTCTGCTCAAGCTGGTAGCGGAGGTCGCGATGAAAGGCGGCAAATCCTGAGGTCGATCGACCCGGCTGGTGAAAAGTTGCCTTACGGCGACGCCGTCCTTCGGGGTGTCTTGTGGAGCAACCTTATATCATGGCGCGCCTTTCAGAACAAAACCACGAACTCCTACACAATTGAAATTCCTTGTGATTTTGCAAGCCGCCCGACGGTCGGCACCGGATTTCGGCCTTAGGCACGCCTCACAACTCTGCGCGCCTTGGCGGCTCCAGGGTGCTAGTATCGTCGGGGCCGCAAGATCGAAGATCTTCGCGTACGCAATTGAACCGCGGTCAGGATGATGGCGCTCGAGGAGATGCACTCCAAAAACAATGCCTGACTGCATTTGCGGTTCGTCAGCTGGGACATGGAGGACGCTATGGCGTGGCGTGACGACAAAGCCCGGGCAGCTCTGATCCGCGACGCGGCGGGAAGCGTTCAACCGGGCAAGAGCCCTCGAACTTTCGCCGAGCTTTTGTTCGGCTACACCAATATCGAGGACCTCGCCAATCACGATGCCTCCTCGCTTGCCTTCCTGGCAGAGCAAGCGTGGGAGCATGTGCAGCAGCGCACGGCGGGCAGGGCCGATATCCGCGTCGTCAATCCGATGATGCCGGATGGGCGCGAGATTTCCGTGCTCGAAATTCTCAACGACAACATGCCCTTCCTGTTTGATTCCACCATGGCGGAGCTCGTCGAGCAAGGCATCGAAGTCACCCTCGTTGCGCATCCGGTCATCGCGGTGGAGCGCGATGACAAAGGCCAGCTCCTGCGCTTCCACGGCGAAGCATTGCCGGAAGGGGCAAAGGGCGCGAGGGAGAGCCTGATTCATCTCCACATCGCCCGCCTGGACGCCGATGCCGATCGCAAGAAGCTGATCGACGACCTTACCACGACGTTGAACGACGTGCGCGCCTGCATCACCGACTGGCGAGCCATGCGCGACCGGGTCGAGAAAGCGATCAAGACCTTCGCTTCCGATCCGCCGCCGCTGCCGATCGAAGAGGTCGCCGAAGCCAACCTGTTCCTGCAGTGGCTGTGCGCGGACAATTTCACGTTTCTGGGCCTGCGCGAATACCGGTTCTCGCCCGACAGCGATGCATCAGACGACATCACGACCGGGGAAGGCCTCGGCATCCTCCGCGATCCTAATGCGAAGGTCCTGCGCCGCGGCAGCGAAATGGTGGTGATGACGTCGGAAATTCGCGAGTTTATGCGGGAGCCGACCCTCCTCATTGTCATCAAGGCCAATGTCAGCAGCCGCGTTCATCGCCGGATCCGGATGGACTATGTGGGCATCAAACTCTACACGCCCGACGGCCGGCTCGAGGGCGAGTTGCGCCTTGTCGGCCTGTTCACCTCGGGCGCCTATACTCGCTCGGCACGGCAGATCCCTTATGTCCGCCACAAGGTGGCGCAGGTGCTGCAGCGCGCCGGCTTCGACCCGAATAGCCATTCTGGCAAAGCGCTGATGCATATTCTCGAAGAATATCCGCGCGACGAACTGTTCCAGGTTGACGTCGAGACCCTCTACAACTTCGTCATGGAGATCCTGATCCTCTATGAGCGCCCCCGCGTCCGCGCGCTGGCACGGGTGGACAAGTTCGATCGCTTCGTCTCCGTCCTCGCTTTCATTCCGCGCGAGAAATACGACACCGATGTGCGCACGCGCGTCGGTGCCCTTCTGTCGCAGGTCTACAAGGGGACCCTGTCCGCCTCCTACGTGTCATTCCCTGAAGGGGCGCTAGCGCGCGTCCACTACATCATCGGGCGCTATGAGGGCAAAACGCCCGTCGTCGAGCGTGCTACGCTGGAAGCCGGGATCAGTGCGATTGCCGCAACCTGGGCTGACAAGCTGAAAGCCGCGCTGACCGCGTCTACCGACGGCATGCGGGCGCGTATGCTCGCCAATCGCTATGCCCAGGCCTTTAGCGGCGGCTATGCCGAGGTTTTCACGGCGGAACAGGCGATCGCCGATATCACCACCATCGAAAAGCTCACGC
Coding sequences:
- a CDS encoding autotransporter domain-containing protein, producing the protein MASTAIVRAGVAGLTLTGTLVAAHLAITPALADGGQGGAPAVGGSGGAGGTATAPTGGHGSDEDLITIFGGGGGGGGGVSLSTGAGGAGGTGGTVQSGSGATPSGDGGSGGNFGLVIPSAPNGIPISGTVGGTGGNGGVGSGGGGGGQGGGGVLFTGLAASSNASTIAGGNGGNGGNTGDGFFTSGSGGSGGAGGLGVALTGGANFTNNAGATVQGGAGGAGGAAGFSVNDVAGNGGNGGNGGTGVLMVNGGILTNAGTITGGAAGAGGLGGTGLFNGANGVSGVGGTGVSGANVTVVNSGTIAGGSGGLAITFTGGTNILALQAGSTITGNVVAFSSADTLRLGGTTDATFDVSTMGAAAQYRGFGIFAKAGSSTWTLTGTNTFSGTTLVSAGTLLAGNAGAFSAISAMTISGGTVDLGGTAQTINNVALAGGALKNGSLTGTVTSIGGGIGGLGGSMSLVVNAGTTTTVSGPNTYTGATTINSGAILFTPGDNWFSAASAVTINSGGTFLLSGSVQTVNAVALAGGTLAEGILSGAVTSTGGTLINMFGSMSLTANSGTTNVGGFSSGYTGATTVNNGAILLGGVVNGFSAVSATTINTGGTVDLGGFAQTINSVTLAGGTLAFGTLTGAVISIDGDLVDVGGGMSLTTNSGTTTVSGTNTYTGATTVNNGSTLTGSGVNAFSAASTTTIGIGGVVNLNGFLQTINTVVLAGGRLSNGFLAGAVTSTGGTIASVGGSMNLTANGGTTMFLFGNTYTGATTVNNGATLFSVVDNSFSAASATTINIGGTVNLGGTAQTINAVALAGGTLESGLLNGAVTSTGGTLDSLRGGMSLTANGGATTVTGTNTYTGLTTVNGGLLSVNGSIVSDVIVNAGGTLGGNGTVGNTTINGGALAPGNSIGLLTVQGSLVFTATASYMVQVSPVSADRTNVTGAATLGDATVNASFAPGTYIAKRYTILNAGSGVHGTFSSLVNTDLPSGFTASLSYETYDAYLDLALSFIPPPGAGLSANQQNVGNAIVNFFNSTGGIPIVFGALTPPGLTQLSGEAGTGSQQATFNAMNQFIGVMTDPFVAGRSDSVSAGGTAAGYADEKALAYAQKRRSGDAFAAINTKAPRRALTFEQRWSVWAAGFGGSQTTDGNVGLGSNNTTSGIYGTAVGADYRFSPDTLVGFALAGGGTNFSVANNLGGGRSDLFQAGAFIRHEMGAAYLTGALAYGWQDITTDRTVTVAGIDRLRAEFKANAWSGRLEGGYRFVSQGFGLTPYAAGQFTTFDLPAYAEAAIAGSNIFALAYNSKSVTDTRSELGLRTDKSFALQDGVLTLRGRAAWAHDFNPDRSLGATFQTLPGASFVVNGAAQASDSALVTGAAEMKWVNGWSTAATFEGEFSNVTRSYAGKGVARYQW
- a CDS encoding sulfite exporter TauE/SafE family protein, with amino-acid sequence MSDIAAYFVLSGAVFAGAFVSGLSGFAFSAVAGAILLHVFPPIEAVPLMMACSIAVQAANLFALRKSMQWKTSVGFIAGGLLGIPIAIYLLQNVDTGTFRLGFGALLSLYATYAFIRPTPAYSRQMESRSRNALVGFGGGLVGGLTAMPGTLPAIWCDIHGLPKNQQRGVVQPYIAVMQLFALVLMLSHHSLSLKVLIDFGISLPALAAGTAVGIVLFGRINESAFKRVIFGSLLFSGLCLLI
- a CDS encoding NHLP bacteriocin system secretion protein, whose protein sequence is MKRGTERIFREAAIERLSNPEQLDHVVGVTRPFDWMAAATLALGLAVLLAWSVLGRIPTRVSGDGILLSSGGRLVDAVSAVSGKLASLDVGIGDGVRRDQVIARVVQTETEQRLQQARDVLREREREHVELTGAISREIDAKLANYAAQEAGLANVIAAAERRTAYLTDEVAKLEPAAASGTVTRRYLEDRRVELNNARERITDAKGDILKLNAQRLDLQSQRDRDRLQSEFKINDAKRTVEQLAADLERGSRIVSPADGRVVEIKVSSGAVLAMGTPVVEIEIAGQLLEATVYMPPDRGKNIRPGMEVRVEPTSVKREEYGSIVGNVVTVSDFPVTPQGMLADLHNDALVKRFSQDGAPYAAKVTLERDPSTVSGYRWTSGKGPPLRLSSGTLTRAEVTTREQPPIDLVIPLMKRLSGIGG